The proteins below are encoded in one region of Caulobacter henricii:
- a CDS encoding pectate lyase has translation MFNRRNWLLAGVALALCPKGRASAAEAPRQAVLTAMARATRFMTEKVAVRGGYVWSYLPDLSRRWGEMEAYPTMIWTQAPGTPEVGQIFLDAWHATGEAFYYAAAEQVAAALIAGQHPSGGWNYIIDFAGEASMRRWYETIGKNGWRLEEFQHYYGNATFDDHATIECGRFLLRMHLEKGDARYRQAVDKTVDFVLESQYPNGGWPQRWPRMGEFSKQGRPDYTGLITLNDEVAEENISFLLLVLQQLKEERVRAPLVRAMELMIDLQQPAPTPGWAMQYTPDLKPAPARTYEPASITPHGTAAAITQLLDYYQLTGERKYLARVGDAIDWLTSVEIPPEKRPANGLNFYRNYDPSTGRLIGGGRKGSNAQNGAYWNGADTSTTLPAKRVNVEKLRARYTQLAAMSAEEATRDSALMGRGPSLMPRFVVTHALGGSDLNVTAAAAKAEDSAMALVAGLNAEGYWPVELRTTSHVYRGDGPPVPPPGFVDRGQVGDEWDTSPFTEASGPMGISTGTYINNMSRLIAYLEAGR, from the coding sequence ATGTTCAATCGCCGCAATTGGCTGCTGGCAGGTGTGGCTTTGGCCCTTTGCCCCAAGGGCAGAGCCTCGGCCGCCGAAGCGCCGCGCCAGGCCGTGCTGACCGCGATGGCGCGCGCCACCCGCTTCATGACCGAGAAGGTGGCCGTTCGCGGCGGCTATGTCTGGTCCTACCTCCCCGACCTGTCGCGCCGCTGGGGCGAGATGGAGGCCTATCCGACCATGATCTGGACCCAGGCCCCAGGGACGCCGGAGGTGGGGCAGATCTTTCTGGACGCCTGGCACGCCACGGGAGAGGCCTTTTACTACGCGGCCGCCGAGCAGGTCGCTGCGGCCCTGATCGCCGGCCAGCATCCTTCGGGCGGCTGGAACTACATCATCGACTTTGCCGGCGAGGCCTCAATGCGTCGCTGGTACGAGACGATCGGCAAGAACGGCTGGCGACTGGAGGAGTTTCAGCACTACTACGGCAACGCCACCTTCGATGATCATGCGACCATCGAATGCGGCCGCTTCCTGCTGAGGATGCACCTGGAAAAGGGCGATGCCCGCTATCGCCAGGCCGTCGACAAGACCGTCGATTTCGTTCTGGAGAGCCAGTATCCCAACGGCGGCTGGCCACAACGCTGGCCCCGGATGGGCGAGTTCTCAAAACAGGGGAGGCCAGACTATACCGGTCTGATCACCCTCAATGACGAGGTTGCGGAAGAGAACATCAGCTTCCTGCTGCTGGTCCTGCAACAGCTGAAGGAGGAGCGGGTCCGCGCGCCGCTTGTTCGGGCCATGGAGCTGATGATCGACCTGCAGCAGCCCGCCCCGACGCCGGGCTGGGCCATGCAGTACACGCCCGACCTCAAACCCGCACCGGCCCGCACCTATGAGCCCGCCTCGATCACCCCGCACGGCACGGCGGCGGCGATCACCCAGCTCCTCGACTATTATCAGCTGACCGGGGAGCGGAAATACCTGGCCCGCGTAGGCGACGCGATCGACTGGCTGACCAGTGTGGAGATCCCGCCGGAGAAGCGGCCGGCGAACGGCCTGAACTTCTATCGCAACTATGATCCAAGCACTGGGCGGCTCATCGGCGGGGGGCGCAAGGGCTCGAACGCCCAGAACGGCGCGTACTGGAACGGGGCCGACACCTCCACCACGCTGCCGGCCAAGCGGGTCAATGTCGAAAAGCTCCGCGCCCGCTACACGCAGCTGGCCGCCATGAGCGCCGAGGAGGCCACGCGCGACTCGGCGCTGATGGGGCGCGGACCGTCGCTGATGCCCCGGTTTGTCGTGACCCACGCCCTGGGCGGGTCAGACCTCAATGTCACCGCTGCCGCAGCCAAGGCCGAGGACAGCGCAATGGCCCTGGTGGCGGGGCTCAATGCCGAGGGCTACTGGCCCGTGGAGCTGCGGACCACCAGCCACGTCTATCGCGGCGACGGCCCGCCGGTTCCCCCGCCGGGCTTTGTCGATCGCGGGCAGGTCGGTGACGAGTGGGACACCTCACCCTTTACCGAAGCCTCGGGTCCCATGGGCATTTCGACCGGGACCTACATCAACAATATGAGCCGCCTGATCGCCTATCTGGAGGCCGGACGATGA
- a CDS encoding indolepyruvate ferredoxin oxidoreductase family protein: MRHSEVTLDDKYLLEDGRAFITGVQALIRVLLDRKRLDRRAGLNTAGFLSGYRGSPLGGLDQQAARLNKLLTAHDVVFKEGLNEDLAATAVWGSQQANLFPGATHDGVFGMWYGKAPGVDRTGDVFKHANFAGSFPTGGVLAVAGDDHACKSSTLPSQSEFAFQDFEMPVLSPADVQEVLDYGLMGIAMSRFTGLWTGMIALADTMDSGVTIDVSLDRHNVIIPDFAMPPGGLGIRLKDQPMEKERRLRLHKIPAALAFARANHIDRVVLGASHVRVGKARLGIVCQGQAYKDVLEAFTAMGMTLQEAADLGVSIYKVGMPWPLEPLGIRAFAAGLETLMVIEHKRGLIEPQARAALYDLPAQARPRIIGKTDEHHHPLLSELGSLSVAEIALAIYDRLPDGPHMERARAYLDRVSAAGVAAVSLAADQARKPFFCSGCPHNTSTKLPEGSRALAGIGCHYMAGFNDPSTDLNTHMGGEGLTWVGAAPFTTEKHVFQNLGDGTYNHSGSLAIRAAIAAKANITYKLLFNDAVAMTGGQKAESGFTPAQITRQLASEGVTRTVIVVDELERYQGVSDLAPNVDVFPRSELMTVQKMLRETPGTTVLLYDQTCATEKRRRRKRGTMAKAPRRVFINPLVCEGCGDCSVKSNCVSVEPLDTEFGRKRKINQSSCNQDYSCVEGFCPSFITLEGAESAQSKARPAALTADSTPLPEFEPLVGVRKILFTGVGGTGVTTVASILAMAAHIDGRSGSVVDMTGLAQKGGSVFSHVKIGETEDTVVGGRVPAASTDVLIACDLLVAASPEGLSLYAKDRTAAFGNSDFAPTADFVTSRDVKFDSGAMARRVKGATKSFDACPAQHLAESQFGDAIFANMIMVGFAWQRGVIPLSSRAMYRAIKLNGVEAEANLQAFELGRRIAHDPSAAGPKVEAGTTPETMPLDELIAKRSAELTAYQNAAYAERYAAKVAKVRAAELTVSAEAGTLPLTRAAAINLYKLMAYKDEYEVARLYTDGRFAAELAGTFKGGKAKVWLAPPLIARKGPDGKPKKIAFGGWMLEFAFPIMAKMKGLRGGAFDIFGKTEERRMERGLIDAYEVALDRLSAGLKPESLPLAQKIAEIPQSIRGYGHVKEAAVVTAKAAEAKLWEQWGA; this comes from the coding sequence ATGAGGCACTCAGAAGTCACTCTGGACGACAAATATCTTCTCGAAGATGGTCGCGCCTTCATCACCGGTGTCCAGGCGCTGATCCGGGTTTTGCTCGATCGCAAGCGGCTGGATCGCCGGGCCGGATTGAATACGGCCGGCTTCCTGTCGGGGTATCGGGGCTCGCCGCTCGGCGGGCTCGACCAGCAGGCTGCGCGCCTGAACAAGCTCCTGACCGCGCATGACGTGGTCTTCAAGGAAGGCCTCAACGAGGACCTGGCCGCCACCGCCGTGTGGGGCAGCCAGCAGGCCAACCTGTTCCCCGGCGCGACCCATGATGGCGTGTTCGGCATGTGGTACGGCAAGGCCCCGGGTGTCGACCGCACCGGCGACGTCTTCAAGCACGCCAATTTCGCCGGCAGCTTCCCGACCGGCGGTGTTCTGGCCGTGGCCGGCGACGACCATGCCTGCAAGTCCTCGACCCTCCCGTCGCAGTCGGAGTTCGCCTTCCAGGACTTCGAGATGCCGGTGCTGTCGCCGGCCGATGTGCAGGAGGTCCTCGACTACGGCCTGATGGGGATCGCCATGTCGCGGTTCACCGGCCTGTGGACCGGCATGATCGCCCTCGCCGACACCATGGACTCCGGCGTGACGATCGATGTGTCGCTGGATCGCCACAACGTCATCATCCCCGACTTCGCGATGCCGCCGGGCGGCCTCGGCATCCGGCTGAAGGATCAGCCGATGGAAAAGGAGCGCCGGCTCCGTCTGCACAAGATCCCGGCCGCCCTGGCCTTTGCCCGTGCCAACCACATCGACCGCGTGGTGCTGGGCGCCTCGCATGTCCGCGTCGGCAAGGCCCGCCTGGGCATCGTCTGCCAGGGCCAGGCCTATAAGGACGTGCTGGAGGCCTTCACGGCCATGGGCATGACCCTGCAGGAAGCCGCTGACCTCGGCGTCTCGATCTACAAGGTCGGCATGCCGTGGCCGCTGGAGCCCTTGGGCATCCGCGCATTTGCTGCGGGCCTTGAGACCCTGATGGTCATCGAGCACAAGCGCGGCCTGATCGAGCCCCAGGCCCGGGCCGCCCTTTATGACCTGCCGGCCCAGGCCCGCCCGCGCATCATCGGCAAAACCGACGAGCACCATCACCCGCTGCTGTCGGAGCTGGGCTCGCTGTCGGTCGCCGAAATCGCCCTCGCCATCTATGACCGCCTGCCCGACGGGCCGCACATGGAACGGGCCCGCGCCTATCTGGACCGCGTCTCGGCCGCCGGCGTCGCCGCCGTCAGCCTGGCCGCCGACCAGGCCCGCAAGCCGTTCTTCTGTTCGGGCTGCCCGCACAACACCTCGACCAAGCTGCCGGAGGGCTCGCGGGCCCTGGCCGGCATCGGCTGCCACTACATGGCCGGGTTCAACGACCCCTCGACGGACCTCAACACCCATATGGGCGGCGAGGGCCTGACCTGGGTGGGCGCGGCGCCGTTCACCACCGAGAAGCACGTCTTCCAGAACCTGGGCGACGGCACCTACAACCACTCCGGCTCGCTGGCGATCCGGGCTGCGATCGCGGCCAAGGCCAACATCACCTACAAGCTGCTGTTCAATGACGCCGTGGCCATGACCGGCGGCCAGAAGGCCGAAAGCGGCTTCACGCCTGCCCAGATCACCCGTCAACTGGCCTCGGAAGGTGTGACCCGCACCGTCATCGTGGTCGATGAGCTGGAACGCTATCAGGGCGTCTCCGATCTAGCGCCCAATGTCGACGTCTTCCCGCGGTCCGAGCTGATGACCGTGCAGAAAATGCTGCGCGAGACGCCCGGCACCACGGTGCTGCTCTATGACCAGACCTGCGCCACTGAAAAGCGCCGTCGCCGCAAGCGCGGCACCATGGCCAAGGCCCCTCGCAGGGTCTTCATCAACCCGCTGGTCTGCGAAGGCTGCGGCGACTGTTCGGTGAAGTCCAACTGCGTCTCCGTCGAGCCGCTGGACACCGAATTTGGCCGCAAGCGCAAGATCAACCAGTCCAGCTGCAATCAGGACTACAGCTGCGTCGAAGGCTTCTGCCCGTCGTTCATCACCCTGGAGGGCGCTGAAAGCGCTCAGTCGAAGGCCCGTCCTGCCGCCCTGACCGCCGACTCCACGCCGCTGCCGGAGTTCGAGCCGCTGGTCGGCGTTCGCAAGATCCTGTTCACCGGCGTCGGCGGTACCGGCGTCACCACCGTGGCCTCGATCCTGGCCATGGCGGCGCACATTGATGGTCGCTCGGGCAGCGTGGTCGACATGACCGGCCTCGCCCAGAAGGGCGGCTCGGTGTTCAGCCACGTCAAGATCGGCGAGACCGAGGACACCGTGGTCGGCGGCCGCGTGCCGGCCGCCAGCACCGACGTCCTGATCGCCTGCGACCTGCTGGTGGCTGCCAGCCCCGAGGGCCTGTCGCTCTATGCCAAGGACCGCACCGCTGCTTTCGGCAACAGCGATTTTGCCCCCACCGCCGATTTCGTCACCAGCCGCGACGTCAAGTTCGACAGCGGAGCCATGGCCCGCCGGGTCAAGGGCGCGACCAAGAGTTTCGATGCCTGCCCGGCCCAGCACCTGGCTGAAAGCCAGTTTGGCGACGCCATCTTCGCCAATATGATCATGGTCGGCTTCGCCTGGCAGCGCGGGGTGATCCCCCTGTCCAGTCGCGCCATGTATCGGGCCATCAAGCTCAACGGGGTGGAAGCCGAGGCCAATCTTCAGGCCTTCGAACTGGGTCGCCGCATTGCGCATGATCCGTCCGCCGCCGGGCCCAAGGTCGAAGCCGGGACCACGCCCGAGACGATGCCGCTGGACGAGCTGATCGCCAAGCGCTCGGCCGAACTGACGGCCTACCAGAACGCCGCCTATGCCGAACGCTATGCCGCCAAGGTCGCCAAGGTCCGGGCCGCCGAGCTCACTGTCAGTGCCGAGGCCGGCACCCTGCCCCTGACCCGCGCCGCCGCCATCAATCTTTACAAGCTGATGGCCTACAAGGACGAGTACGAGGTCGCCCGGCTCTATACCGACGGTCGTTTTGCCGCCGAGCTGGCCGGCACCTTCAAGGGCGGCAAGGCCAAGGTCTGGCTGGCCCCACCGCTGATCGCCCGCAAGGGTCCGGACGGCAAACCGAAGAAGATCGCCTTCGGCGGCTGGATGCTCGAGTTTGCTTTCCCGATTATGGCGAAGATGAAGGGCCTGCGCGGCGGAGCCTTCGACATCTTCGGCAAGACCGAGGAGCGCCGCATGGAGCGCGGCCTGATCGACGCCTATGAGGTCGCCCTGGATCGCCTCTCAGCCGGCCTCAAGCCCGAGAGCCTGCCCCTGGCGCAGAAGATCGCCGAGATCCCGCAGTCCATCCGCGGCTATGGCCACGTGAAGGAAGCGGCGGTGGTCACGGCCAAGGCGGCCGAGGCGAAGTTGTGGGAGCAGTGGGGGGCTTAA